AACAACAAAATAACGCCACTTTGTTACATAAAAAAATAATAATTCGATAATATCAATCTCTTCTTTTTGATTTTCAGATTTTTGATTAGGCTGTTGGAATTGCATACAAACAAATTTAATCTTGACAAATCAAATAAAATGCTTATTTTCTAAACAATGAGACTAACACAGCTATGGTTGTCACTAATGTTGAAATAACAGAAATATACAAGGAAGTATTCTGGTTATCAGCATTAATTATCTTAGTACTATTAGGTTCCACATATAGCACGTCGTTCTGGTGTAGATAATAATATGGGGAATTCAATAATGCTGATTTATTAAAGTTAATGCGCACATATTCTTTTTTCCCGTCATAGTCACGAACTAATAGCACATTACTCCGCTTGCCAAACACTGTCATATCACCTGCATATCCTAACGCTTGCAAAATGGTAACCTGATTATTGGGAATAGTATAAGTTCCGGGATGATTTACTTCTCCCAAAACAGTCACTTTAAAATTCATAATTTGTAAAACAACCACAGGATTTTTCAAGTAAGGCAATAATTTTTGCTTCAGAAGATGTACAACTTCATCTTTATTTAACCCTGCTACGTGGATTTTCCCTATTACAGGAAAAGTAATCATACCTGAGTTATCCACAATATAGGGTTGAAAATTTGGAGTAGAATACAATTGCTCCGAACCAGGTGCTACATATGATGCAATAGGGAGATTAAAAGGTAGAGAGGCGGTTGGATCTATGGTAGCAACAGTGATAGAAAGAGCATCTCCAATCACAATATGAACATCAGGAGGTAGCAAAGTGGTATCAGACATTAAATGTGCATTCAATGGAATATCCCTAAAATAAGGAATGTTCTTATTGGAAGCACACGAGAGTAACAAAGTTGGGATTACAATCAATAATAATAGCTTTTTCATCCGATTACCTTTGTACTATAATATTTGTATTGGATCAGTCAATCTAGGACACAGAATAAATCTCTTTCTTTATCTAAATAAGTAGTCTTATTTAGATAAAGGTAAAACAACTCACTATATGGTAAACATCTGGTTTCAATTAGCGACTTGCTTTAAGCCCTGCAATCACAGCACGGGTAAATCCGGCTTCTTCCATAGCATTTAAGCCCTTTATAGTTAATCCACCAGGAGTAGTTACTTTGTCTATTTCGACTTCCGCATGAGCACTATCATCTAACAACAAAGTTGCAGCTCCAATTAAAGTTTGCGCTATCATTTGCTGAGCCTGCATCGGAGAAAATCCCATTTCCACGCCACCTTCAGTGGCCGCTCTGACATATCGTAGCGCATATGCTATACCACAAGATGTCAGTGAAGTTGCTGCACTCATTAATGTTTCTGGAATAAACATCACCTTCCCTAACTTTTCCATTAAACTGCTTATCATTATATCTTGCTCATCTGTAGTATTCTGAGAAGCAATTAAAGTCATACTTTCACCTAAAGCAATTGCTGTGTTTGGAATTAAACGATACACTGGAAAAACATATTGCAATTTTCTGTTAATAGATTCTAAGGTAATTCCTGCCGCAATGGACACCAAAATATGACGATCAGGATTAAGTGATGCATTAATTTCCTCAAGGACAATCTCTACCAACCAAGGTTTTACCGCGATGATAATAATATCCGCATTTGCAACAGCTTCCACATTATCTGTAAATATGTGATCGCAATAGGAAGAAGATTTCTCCAGTTTCTCCTGGCTTACATCAGCCAAACAGATTTTCAAACTATCAAAATCCTTTTTATGTTGAAATAGCCCTTTTGCAATGGCGCCACCCATATTACCGGCTCCAATAATAGTAATTTGCATAGTTGTTCCCATTTTTATAACTTCATTTATCTATTTCCAATCCAATTGCATCTATACCCGGCAAGGCATCATCACGCATGCCTTGTCGAATTGTAAAAATATAATTTCCATGAGATTTAAATCTTTTATTGTGCGCTATTAATACAGGCATTGAATAGACACTAAATCCGCTTCCCAACCATTTGCCACGATCATCAGCCAAATAACATTCTACAGTGTCTTTTGAAACAATCCCTTTTGGGGATTGCTCATCAATAAACATCCAGAAATTTTGATATGGATACGATGATTGATGCCTTAGATTAACAATCACATTATATTGAGCAGTTGTATCATGCACTGGTACAACAAAATACACAATGCTATCTTTACTCCACCCGGTTGAAGGCAGCGAATGGAAATGATTATAGAGAGCATTTGAGTTACACCCAAGGAGTAAAACTCCGCATCCCAACCAAAAGCTATGAATTAGCGCTTTGCGGACGATTTGCAGGCCCATGTTTTTTATTTCGAGATTTATGTTTTTTCTTTTTTGCTGGATCAAAACGAGTTACGCTGTCTTGTCCTACCACATTTTGAAAATCCACATTAACTACATTGGACTTTTCTTCGCGTTTTTCTTCCAGAGAACCAACTTTCTCCCCTTTACGATTCAACGCAAGAATTTCTTTAACGCGATCGACTGAAAGGACAACCAAATTGGCAGCTATTCCAGGAGCAGACGAATAAGTCATCTGGCGTTTAAATACGTCTGTTTTAAAGTGATAATAGGTACCTGTAAGTGCTTCAAGAGGAATATCTTTGGATGGAAAGTCTTTCTGAACATCCATATACGAATCCAACTCGTAATTAATACAACATTTCAGTTTTGCACACTGGCCAGCAAGCTTTTGCGGATTAGTTGATAAATCTTGGTAACGAGCAGCATTAGTAGCTACTGACACAAAATTGCCCATCCATGTTGAACAACAAAGTTCCCGCCCACAAGGTCCAATACCACCAATGCGACCCGCTTCCTGACGCGCTCCTATCTGACGCATTTCAATACGAATACCGAATTCCTCCGCTAAGACCTTGATTAATTGACGAAAATCTACTCGTTCGTCAGCAATATAATAGAAAATGGCTTTATTACCATCTCCTTGGTATTCCACATCTCCAATTTTCATATTAAGATTAAGATCAGCGGCAATGCGTCGGGTTCTGATCATCGTATCATGTTCCTTTGCTTTAGCCTCTTCATATTTCTCAATATCAATCGGACGGGCTTTGCGGTAAACTCTACGAATTTCCGTTTTCTTAGTATTAATCCCATTTTTTTGCATTTGGACTTCCACCAAACGACCGGTAAGCGTTACTTCTCCAATATCATGACCAGGAGTAGCTTCCACAGCAACCATGTCTCCTTTTTCGAGCTTTAATTGATTGCTATTCAGATAATATCCTTTTCGTGTATTTTTAAATTGAACCTCAACAAAAGGACAATCGTCGTGTGTCTCTGGCAAATCGCACATCCAATCTACAGCACTTAATTTTTTATCAGTAGTACGATTTGTTCCTTTTTTATTTATCCGGAATCCTCCGGGGAGTAATATATAATCCATTGATCGACAAATATAATAAACAATTTAAAATCTCCAAAGTATTCTTCATCGAGATAATAAATCATACGAAATCAGTAATTGACAAAGGTACTATTTTTTCAACAAATGACTAAATTGCAATGATAAGTCCAAAAATACCATTTTTGCCTGAACATTACCCTCTATATGTAATTCAGCCAGATCAACCTGATCCATCATTGCTTCAATATTACGTTCATTCACAAAGGGTGAAAATTTTTGAGAGAATTGCATTTCGTCCTGATTCAGATAATTCAATTCTTCTTGTTTAAGATTCAAGATAAAATTCTCACGCAACATCTTTTGCACATAGCTTATGAAGCTCTTTTGCCTTTCTCTGCCTATTTTGGCCATCATTTCTGACCAGCTTTTTAGTTCAAACACATTACGCTGATATGATTGACGCATAAAATAGACAAATTGTTCAAAATTAAATTTTTGTTCTTCGTTTAATTCTATTATTTCAAGGGCTTTGCGAAAATTTCCGTTAGCAATACGAGCTACATACCGGGCATGTTCTTCAGAGAGGTTAAATCGACTTTGAACTGCTTCTGCTAAATCAATATTATGAATTAATGGAACATTAATTCGTTGCGTACGAGACTGAATTGTTGTCAACAAAGCATCGGGCTGCTCTGACACCAAAAGGAATAGCGTCTTTGCAGGTGGTTCTTCCAAAATTTTCAGTAATTTATTGGCACACACAGCATTCATACGCTCCGGTTGCCAAATGGCCATTACTTTATATTCAGATTCGTATGTTTTTAGACTTAATTTCCGGACAATCTCATTACTTTCAGCCTCATAAATCATTCCTTGCTTTTCGGAAGCAATCTGACTCATCCAATCATTATTACTCCCATATGGATTTTGAAGTAAGAAATGTCTAAAATCTGAAACAAAATCATCGCAAATCGCAACTTTAGATTTTTCAAGCTTAACAATCGGAAATACGAAGTGAAGATCAGGATGTTCCAGTTTTGCAAATTTGACACACGAAGGACATGTGCCACAAGCATCATCGGTAGTTGGATGTTTGCAATTAATATATTGGGCGAATGCCAATGCCAAAGACAGTTTTCCAATACCAGCCGAACCATTGATTAACAAAGCATGTGGAATTCGTTCTTCATGAACCAAATTCTTCAATCTTTGTTTAGTGGTCTCTTGTCCTATTATATCCCTGAACAACACAATAATAAATCAATTATTTTCAGACACCCAAATAAATTTAAGCGAGGTGTTGGAATTCAGCCAGCATCTTTATGTGTTGTACAAACAGACGAATATCATCTTCTGTTGTATCAAAAGAGCACATCCAACGAGCTTCAAACTGCTGTTCATCCCATAAATAAAACGGGAATTCTTGTTGTAACGGTTTTACCATAGCCTCAGGCAAACGAACAAATAAAGCATTTGCTTCAACAGGTTGTGTAAATTCAATAAAAGGCAAATCTTTAATCTCTTGTTCAAGTAATTTTGCCATATGATTGGAATGACGTGCCATCGTTAACCACAAATCATTTTCGAATAAAGCTACAAACTGAGCTGAAATAAATCTCATTTTCGAAAAGAGTTGAGTAGCTTGTTTTCGGACATATTGAGCATTTCTAGCCAATTCAGGATTAAAAATCAGAATGGCTTCTCCCATTAATAATCCATTTTTAGTTCCACCAAAACTCATAATATCAACACCGCAATCCACAGTGCAGGCCTTTACATTCACTCCTAAAGAAGCTACAGCATTAGCTATTCGGGCTCCATCCAAATGTACCAGCAAGCCGTGGACATGAGCATATTCACAAAGACGTGACAGTTCCTCTACCTGATATAAAGTTCCCACTTCAGTAGTTTGAGAAATAGAAATCACTCGTGGTTGTACATTGTGCATATTCCCTATGCCTTTTATATATGGGTCAATGAGCTCAGGCGTTAGTTTTCCATCAGGAGTAACTATAGGCTGCAACATGCTTCCGGTTGCTTTAACGGGAGCCCCACACTCATCAGAACAAATATGAGCCGTCTCAGCGCATATGATCGATTCAAATGAATGCACAGCACATTGCAAACATACCACGTTAGCACCTGTGCCATTGAAAACAAAAAGCACTTGTGTATCGTCTCCGAATAAAGATTTAAATTTAGCTTCAGCCTTTTCCGTATACATATCATTCCCATAGGAAGAAGCATGATCCTCATTTGCTTCTATTAAGGCTTCAAAAATGGTCGGATGAACTCCAGAATAATTATCACTTGCAAAACTTTTCACAACAATGAAAGAAAAAAAATAACAACATTAAACTTACATACTCATCATTCCCGATAACGGTCGAGTTGTCTACAAAGATAGCCATTTTATTAAAAACAACCACCTACTTATGCTTATCGAGTAGCGTTTATTACAACAATAAATCAAGCGCTATCTCCTACTTTCTTCAATTTTTCGGGGGTATGATCTGGCACAGGCTCTTCTACAAGGGCAATCGTATCATTTTTAATATTAATCAGATCAATCAATTCGTGTAATCCCCTCAGAAATTCATCAAAATCTTCCTGATATAGAAATATTCTATGTCTTTCAAACGAAACAATAGGATTGTCAGCATCATTAACAATTACTTCCTTTTTACTTTCGGTAATTACCAGATAATAATCGCCAAAACGACTCTTCTTCATATCGAAATAATAAATTCGCTTACCCGCTTTGATTCGTTGGGAATAATAAATATCTCGGTCATTAGGCATATCTTCATTTTGAGAATTAGATTCCTTCATAACAAGATTCACTTTGATGTTTGTAATATTTTTGCCAAATATGCGAATAATATTTTTATTTGTCAAACAAATAACACAAATAATTGTCAAAAGAAAATAGGTCGAACAAAACCATTTTTTTTGATTTATATTTGCAATAAGATATTCAGCATTCGATTAAAAAAACACATCATTATGGAACCCAATTTTGTGACCATTGCCATTCACACACCAGAGCGAGCCCAGGTACTAAAAACTTTATTAGAACAAGATGGCATTGAGGTACAACTCCATCCTGTCAACGAATCAACCACTGAAATTACGCCTGGCGTTCGGGTTAGAATTCCTGAGAATGAACTTTCTCATGCATTATTAATTGTAGAGGAAATGGAGTACGCTCAACATCAAGGAGAAAATATTTTGAACAAAAAAAATCAGAAAGAGATTCTCATTCCGGTTGATTTCTCTGATTATTCAATCCGCACCTGTGATCTGGGAGTCAAAATGGCAGCATCTATGAAAGCTCGCGTTGTGCTTTTACATAGCTACTACAGCATGAATTTTTCCATGATGCAGCTCACAGAAACTTTATCTTATGATATTTATGAAAACGAAACTATTAAAGAGCTCGTGCGAAAAGCGGAAGAAGACATGCACAACCTGTTTAATCTGCTAAAACGCAAAATGACGCAAGGGGAATTACCCAAAGTACCGATCACAACAGAAATTCGCGAAGGTATTCCGGAAGATGTCATCCTGACTTACGCCAAAGAACATGATCCAATATTAATCATAATGGGAACAAGAGGGAAAGATCAAAAAGAATCGGATCTTATAGGAAGCGTCACTGCCGAAATCATTGACAGAAGCAGGCATCCGGTTTTAGCTGTGCCTGAAAACGTACCACTTGCCGCATTTGAAGAGGAATTAAACGTTGCATTTGTGAATAGCATCGACGAAAAAGACCTGTTGGCTTTCGAAAAAATGATGCAATTATTGACTACCTTCAAGAAAAAGATTTTCTTTACTCAAATATTGCCACGCAAGGAAAATCCCGGGAATGAAAAACTCATTGCCAGACTACATGACTATATCAAACACCATTATCCGTTATTCAAGACCGAATATGGCACCATCAAAGAGGCTGATCTATTAGCAGAATTAGAGTCATATATCCACGAACAACGCATTGGATTAATGGTGATCAATTCACACAAACGTAATATTTTCACTCACCTGTTTAACCCCAGCATAGCCCACAAAATGATTTTTCATTCAGACACACCTTTATTAGTTTTTCATTCGTAATATCAAACGCAATAAAAAAATAAGCCGTATGAAAACACATCTCATACGGCTTATTTTTTAACAATTAATATTTACTTCGAAAAAAACGCTTTTACTTCGTCGTTATGTACCATTTCTTCTTTAAATATATAAGCTCCAGTTTTAGGAGACTTTACCATTTTAATCACTTTGGCATACGCACGACCTTCTCCTGTTTGCAATGATGCAACTGCTTTCTTTGCCATAGTTATCTAGTTTATTTAATTTCTTTATGAACTGTTACTTTTTTCAGAATAGGATTGTATTTTTTCAATTCTAACCGACCCGGAGTATTTTTACGGTTCTTGGTTGTAATGTAACGAGATGTACCTGGCATACCACTATCCTTATGCTCCGTACATTCCAAAATGACTTGAATTCTGCTTTCTTTTGATTTCTTTGCCATGATACTGTCTCCTTCGAATTAAATGTATAAATATCCTTTTTCTGCTGCTCTACGGATAGCTTCATTCAGGCCTAATTTATTAATAGTACGAAGACCAGCTGCAGATACTTTAAGACTAATCCACATATCCTGTTCTACCCAATAAAATTTTCGTGTAAATAAGTTTACATCAAAAACTCGCTTTGTACGGCGTTTCGAGTGCGAAACATTGTTGCCGGTCATTGCTTTTTTCCCTGTTATTTGACATGTCTTTGCCATAGCGTATGCTTATTTTATAATTTATTCTCTCACAGAATGGGAGCGCAAAGGTAACTAATTTTTCATGAACCACCAATTGTCTGCCCATTTTTTTCCAAGAATATTTTCACGCATACAAAAACCTAAGGAGACAGATCAGATTCAGTTCTCTGGTTTTGGCTAAAATAGTATACATTTCTCTATACAGCAAACACTTAAAAAACATCATTACACATTCATTATCCGAATAATCAAGATAAATCATCGTCCTCTTTCAAAGAAATATGAATCACAGTATCTTTGCAAATAAATTTCGGTATAGGTATGATAGCCCTAATGGATTGTAACAATTTCTTTGTATCATGTGAACGAATTCTTCGTCCTGATTTACAAGAAAAACCTGTATTGGTACTATCCAATAACGATGGATGTATCATTTCCCGAAGTAATGAAGTAAAAGCAATTGGTATTAGAATGGGACAACCATTTTTTCAAACTAAGAAATTAGTACAGCAATACAATATTGCTTGTTTCTCTGCAAATTTCGTTCTGTACGAAGAAGTTTCACGGCAAGTCATGCAAGTACTGGAAGAGTTTACACCCAATCCGGAGGTTTACTCAATTGACGAAGCTTTTTTAAATCTACCAGACGATATTCCTCATTTTCGTCAGATAGGATATGATATTGTTAATACTATTCACAGACAAATCGGAATACCCGTAAGCGTTGGCATTGCACCTTCCAAAACATTGGCAAAAGCCGCTGCCGATATAGCAAAAAAAGATGCGCGGTACAAAGGAGTAGCATGTATTGACACGCCCGAAAAAATAGTCAAACTACAAACTATCTTGCCTATTGGGGATATATGGGGCATTGGGAATCGTCATGCACGATTTTTAACTAGCAATAGCATTTTCACTGCAAAAGATTTTGTAGATAAACCCCAACAGTGGGTACGCCATTATTTCTCTATCGTGGGCGAAAAAACCTGGCGTGAGCTACAGGGAGAAGCTTGTTTTGAATACAACAGATCTCCCGATAAACGGCAACAAATTATGGTATCGCGCAGTTTTGCGTCACCGATAACCTCCTATGAAGAATTACGGGGGCCAATGGCTTTATTTGCAGCCTCAGCAGCTTATAAACTACGTCAGCAAAACATGGTAACTTCGCAAATCGAAATATTCCTTTCCAACGGGCGTTTTCCTTCAGCTAACGAACAAAAGATATGGCAATCAACTACTGTATCTTTTGCAACTCCTATTAGCAACACGATAGAAATAACTGACGCTGCATTACAAGGGCTACACAAGATCGCACAAAAAGGAATAAAATATAAAAAAGCAGGTATCATTCTGCGTTCTCTTACCCGAAGAGAAGGAATCCAGACTAATCTTTTCGACACAACTAATCATTCTAAAAATCAAAAAATCAGCGATATAATGGACTCTATTAATCAAACATACGGTAAAAATCACCTTCGGTTGGCTGTGCAAGCAACAACTAGCCCTTCACGACAAGAACGACTTTCCACTATACCTACTTCACAAACAGGAAAATCAAAGAAAGCATAATCTTCAATCAATGCAAACCAACTGATCCATAAACCAATTAGGACGTGAACCAATTTCTCCGTGACAAGGAGCGTTGCCCACGCCGCGCAGTTCATTGACTATGGTTTGAATAAAAGGAAGTTGGATATGCTGAGGTTGCTCGGTAGTAAACAAATGCGAACCTTGACCATTTTCCAAAACAATCGGAGTAAATCCAAAAACAGAAAAAGTCAATGTCCCCTCCGTTCCAACAATCTCTACCCGATCGCTATCAGCTACAGGAGCAGATACGAAACTCCACAAAGCATTACCCAACACTCCAGATTCAAATGTAAAGGTGGCGGTCACACTATCTTCTGCATTATAAAATCCACCACGATTCGCTTTAAAGCCCTGCACCTGGATTATTCTCCCCAATAAAAAATCAAGAATATCGACTGTATGAGGAGCCAAATCAAACAGATAGCCACCTCCGGAGACGGTAGGATCCACACGCCATGTGTGCTCGCCTGGATTTAGATCAACAACCATAGGGGCCCGAAACTGACGGACTAGCACCGAAATAATTTTTCCTAAACGACCGGCATCAAGTAACGATTTTATTTTGATAAAATAAGGTAAGCTCCGGCGATAATGCGCCACAAATAAAGGCATGTGCGTCTCTTCAGAAACAGCAATCATAGTCTGGCATTCAGTATAATTCATTGCCATCGGTTTCTCCACATAAACAGCCTTTCCCGCCCTCATTGCCCGAATAGCATATTCAGCATGCGCCTGCGGAGGAGTTGCCACATAGACAATATCCACTTCTGAATCAGTCAACAAAGCCTCCGCATCGTCATACCAACGCTTGGCTCCATGTCTTTTTGCAAAATCGGCTGCTTTGACTATGTTTCGGCGCATTACTGCAATTAATTCAGAATGCTCAATTTTGTAAAATGCCGGTCCACTTTTCACTTCACACACATCTCCGGCACCAATAATTCCCCATCGAACAGTTTCCATTGTCTATTGTTTTGTAGATAGAAACACAAAGATAAAACATAAGCGACAAAAACAAATGTTGAAACAGTTTGTTTTATGCCGCCTATGCATCGGAATTAACTAGAGTGATAGAAAAATTGAGTTAACCTGATTTACTTAAAAGTTAGGGGTTCATCCCTAATGCTTCTATATATCCTTTATTAATAGAACAATGTACAAACTTTATATTGTCAAGTAATTCATTTAGTGCAGTTTTCACCACTTCTTGTGATGGCCTGTTTTTGCGGATTTGATCAAATACAGAGTGATCCTTTTCGGTAAATGCGATAATCTCATCCCAATTTCTCGGTTTTTGAATGGAAACCATGCATCGGGTATTTTGCATCTTTTTATATGGCCAAAATGTCCATCCCATATGATTTTGTTCAAGTAAACGACGGAATCCACCTATCCAGGCATCACTATTTTCACCTGTCTCTCCCATATAAAGAGGCAGATTAACTTTAGCGCGAAAGTCCAGAAAATCCTGAATCGCATTTTGTACCGTGTCACATCCATAGCGATGACACGTATACATCATATTGTTATCAAACTTGGAATCATTAAACACCTTAAAATTACCATCCCACTGAGCCCCACCAAGTATTACAATATGATTTTTATCCACTTGGCGAATAGATGCTACAACCTTTTTATAAAGAGGTTCCAACTGTTGATTCAACATTGCAAGATCAGGGAAATAGGGAGCAATGGGCTCGTTTAATAAGTCATAGCCTAACACCGTCGGATTATTGGCATAGTGGAGTGCAATCTTTTGCCAAATGGCGCAATATTTCTGTTGTTCCTGTGTATTCACCATCAACCAGGGATAGCCATAGCTATCATCAATATTATCTCCTGTCTGCCCGCCCGGAGCATCGTGCATATCCAAAATCACATACAACCCCTCGGCATGACACCAAGCAATTACTTTATCAAGTAATTCAAAACCACGCTTTGGATTATTAGCTCCCATATAATCTTCATACGTAAAGAGCTTGTAATGAAAAGGTATTCGAACTGTATTCATTCCTGTTTCACGGATGAAATGAATATCTTGACGGGTAATATATGTATCCTGAAATTGTTGCCAGAAATGATTTACAAACTGCGGCCCTACCATTTCTTTAAATGCCTCGTCTATAGAACGGAAACAACTGGTTTTATTAAAAAGAAACATATATCCTTCAGGATTAAGCCAGTTTCCCAAATTAATACCTTGAATCAAAAACGATTTTCCATTGGGTGCTATCAGATTTTGATGTTCTACATGAAAGAAATGATGCTCTACCTGACCAATGGGTTTGGCAGATGTTATTGTTATCGTTAAAAACAATGATATAACGCCTGTTATGAACGATTTTAAATAATGTGTTGCCATCCGGATTCCATAGTTTAATGTTATAACTCAAGAACAAATACTTATTGGTATGAATATACTCTCACATAATCAATATAATACGTCTGTGGAAAAATAGAATCATCCACTCCCTGAGCTCCTCCCCAATTACCTCCGATAGCCAGATTAAGAATGATAAAACAAGGCTTGTTGAATGGCCAGTTTGAAGCCGTTTTTACTGCAGGACTATATGTATAATAAGGTTTTGACGGATCGTCTATGTAATATTCTATCTTACTTGGAGTCCATGTCATCCCATAGATATGAAAAGTAGTATCACAATCAGGCACTTGGACGCGCCCAAAATTGACGGTATTACCATAACTCGACGGAGTATGTATCGAGCCTTGAACCCATGTTGGGTCATAACCGACATTTTCCATAACATCAAGTTCTCCGCAAGCAGGCCAGCCCACAGATCCAATATCGGCACCAAGTAACCAAAATGCCGGCCACGTTCCCTTTCCGGTTGGCAGTTTTGCCCTGACTTCTATACGTCCATAAAGGAATTCTTTCTTACCATTTGTGGTTATCCGGGACGAAGTATAATCTCCAACATGTTGTCCCGGGCCAACCAACCTGGCAACAATAGATAACATTCCATTGCTTACAATGGCATTCTGCGTGGTATAGTTTTCCCATTCATTATTGCCCCAACCGCTATCTCCGGTTTCATAATTCCAATTGTTCATATTCAGAGCCGTACTGTCGAATTCGTCACTCCATATGAGTTTATTTGGAACATACGCCGGATCATCGGCAGCAATGGTTATCGTTTTTGAAGCAGTCACAGCATCT
The sequence above is drawn from the Microbacter margulisiae genome and encodes:
- the rpmB gene encoding 50S ribosomal protein L28, producing MAKTCQITGKKAMTGNNVSHSKRRTKRVFDVNLFTRKFYWVEQDMWISLKVSAAGLRTINKLGLNEAIRRAAEKGYLYI
- a CDS encoding Y-family DNA polymerase; translated protein: MIALMDCNNFFVSCERILRPDLQEKPVLVLSNNDGCIISRSNEVKAIGIRMGQPFFQTKKLVQQYNIACFSANFVLYEEVSRQVMQVLEEFTPNPEVYSIDEAFLNLPDDIPHFRQIGYDIVNTIHRQIGIPVSVGIAPSKTLAKAAADIAKKDARYKGVACIDTPEKIVKLQTILPIGDIWGIGNRHARFLTSNSIFTAKDFVDKPQQWVRHYFSIVGEKTWRELQGEACFEYNRSPDKRQQIMVSRSFASPITSYEELRGPMALFAASAAYKLRQQNMVTSQIEIFLSNGRFPSANEQKIWQSTTVSFATPISNTIEITDAALQGLHKIAQKGIKYKKAGIILRSLTRREGIQTNLFDTTNHSKNQKISDIMDSINQTYGKNHLRLAVQATTSPSRQERLSTIPTSQTGKSKKA
- a CDS encoding Gfo/Idh/MocA family protein, with the protein product METVRWGIIGAGDVCEVKSGPAFYKIEHSELIAVMRRNIVKAADFAKRHGAKRWYDDAEALLTDSEVDIVYVATPPQAHAEYAIRAMRAGKAVYVEKPMAMNYTECQTMIAVSEETHMPLFVAHYRRSLPYFIKIKSLLDAGRLGKIISVLVRQFRAPMVVDLNPGEHTWRVDPTVSGGGYLFDLAPHTVDILDFLLGRIIQVQGFKANRGGFYNAEDSVTATFTFESGVLGNALWSFVSAPVADSDRVEIVGTEGTLTFSVFGFTPIVLENGQGSHLFTTEQPQHIQLPFIQTIVNELRGVGNAPCHGEIGSRPNWFMDQLVCID
- a CDS encoding glycoside hydrolase family 5 protein; this translates as MATHYLKSFITGVISLFLTITITSAKPIGQVEHHFFHVEHQNLIAPNGKSFLIQGINLGNWLNPEGYMFLFNKTSCFRSIDEAFKEMVGPQFVNHFWQQFQDTYITRQDIHFIRETGMNTVRIPFHYKLFTYEDYMGANNPKRGFELLDKVIAWCHAEGLYVILDMHDAPGGQTGDNIDDSYGYPWLMVNTQEQQKYCAIWQKIALHYANNPTVLGYDLLNEPIAPYFPDLAMLNQQLEPLYKKVVASIRQVDKNHIVILGGAQWDGNFKVFNDSKFDNNMMYTCHRYGCDTVQNAIQDFLDFRAKVNLPLYMGETGENSDAWIGGFRRLLEQNHMGWTFWPYKKMQNTRCMVSIQKPRNWDEIIAFTEKDHSVFDQIRKNRPSQEVVKTALNELLDNIKFVHCSINKGYIEALGMNP
- a CDS encoding glycoside hydrolase family 16 protein; the encoded protein is MKTKVLKYFLFVGVFLAFLGCGKKSVASVINYGSPTVDFSFNLKNTTDSTNYLVFHSKATGNYSYLEWSLEGETLQQDTTFVYYFPKKGTYTVSLTIFLPSGDAVTASKTITIAADDPAYVPNKLIWSDEFDSTALNMNNWNYETGDSGWGNNEWENYTTQNAIVSNGMLSIVARLVGPGQHVGDYTSSRITTNGKKEFLYGRIEVRAKLPTGKGTWPAFWLLGADIGSVGWPACGELDVMENVGYDPTWVQGSIHTPSSYGNTVNFGRVQVPDCDTTFHIYGMTWTPSKIEYYIDDPSKPYYTYSPAVKTASNWPFNKPCFIILNLAIGGNWGGAQGVDDSIFPQTYYIDYVRVYSYQ